One segment of Arthrobacter sp. MMS18-M83 DNA contains the following:
- a CDS encoding LysR family transcriptional regulator gives MSWQLKPLLQFNAEVRVHFEDMTEIRWLEAFVAVAEELHFGRAAQRLHTSQSPLSQTIRKLEGDLGKRLFERNTRSVALTPAGYALLPRAYRVLQEMRLAREAAQAEVEGIRGNIRIGFSGAVNHLTLPPLTRAVRRRHPDIKMDLTSRVRTADGLASVANGTLDLAFVGLPETPVPRVMTRLVASEEIGAVLPLDHPLAQERSIPLQALAGDDFISPPLDGSSSMTEVMLASCMAARFRPRIVQELSDPYMVLTFVAAGVGVTLMSSGIAGIIPSGAIYVALEHPQHFMNHAIAWSEENDSSVLAAVLAVVEEIFPEIPN, from the coding sequence ATGTCCTGGCAGCTCAAGCCGCTTCTTCAGTTCAATGCTGAGGTAAGGGTACATTTTGAAGACATGACAGAGATCCGCTGGCTGGAAGCGTTCGTTGCGGTTGCCGAAGAACTCCACTTCGGCCGTGCTGCGCAGCGGCTGCACACTTCGCAGTCGCCGCTGAGCCAGACGATCAGGAAGCTTGAGGGGGATCTGGGAAAGCGTCTCTTCGAGCGCAACACCCGGAGTGTGGCACTTACGCCGGCGGGGTATGCCCTCCTGCCGCGCGCATACCGTGTACTTCAGGAGATGCGCCTGGCGCGCGAGGCGGCCCAGGCCGAGGTTGAGGGAATCCGGGGCAACATCAGAATCGGATTCTCCGGTGCCGTGAACCACCTGACCCTCCCGCCACTGACCCGTGCCGTGCGCCGGCGTCACCCTGACATCAAGATGGATCTAACCAGCCGCGTGCGCACGGCGGACGGCTTGGCCAGTGTCGCGAACGGAACGCTGGACCTTGCCTTCGTGGGCCTTCCGGAAACTCCGGTCCCCAGGGTGATGACCCGACTGGTCGCAAGCGAGGAAATTGGCGCAGTGCTGCCGTTGGATCATCCGCTGGCGCAGGAAAGATCCATACCGTTGCAGGCTCTGGCGGGCGATGACTTCATCTCCCCGCCGCTGGACGGATCGTCCTCCATGACCGAAGTGATGCTCGCGTCCTGTATGGCGGCCCGGTTCCGCCCGCGCATTGTCCAGGAGTTATCGGACCCCTACATGGTGCTGACCTTCGTGGCCGCCGGTGTGGGGGTAACCCTTATGAGCAGCGGCATAGCCGGGATTATCCCTTCCGGTGCAATTTATGTGGCCTTGGAGCACCCGCAGCACTTCATGAATCACGCCATCGCGTGGTCCGAGGAAAATGACTCCTCA